The following proteins are encoded in a genomic region of Ornithinibacillus sp. 4-3:
- a CDS encoding ABC transporter substrate-binding protein: MKKKAVQLWLWPALILIGIAIYWVSQKEDEPTLANTEAKIIEIGVILPLTGELSSKAEMINQALNISVADTNEFLTIAGFEFQFRLVVKDSQSDPDEGLKQAKQLYKEGISIFIAGASQEIEALKPWADTEDVVVLSYSSTAPSLSEANDGIFRIVPNDHHQANALATLLTDEEIEYVIPVYRNDIYGNELLQLFVENYKMLSPTGNIAEPIQYQPDKTDFEVIAKQIEDATTLNDTKTGVMLIAFDEATEIFKASKHLTAVQWYGTETLTRNEPLMADKEAFDFAKEVAFTGLSFSAPETDIYQAIAQKIADQAEVEVIPTAVFAYDIIGLLMSVSQKMDIPGDPIELKENLISLSENYAGATGWIVLDDAGDRKYSNYDVWQVDKASENKWINRGTYQRDPGLPGYINYK; this comes from the coding sequence ATGAAAAAGAAGGCAGTACAATTATGGCTATGGCCTGCTCTTATTCTTATAGGAATAGCTATCTATTGGGTAAGTCAGAAAGAAGATGAGCCAACTCTGGCGAATACTGAGGCAAAAATCATTGAAATTGGTGTAATTTTACCATTAACTGGAGAGTTGTCATCAAAAGCTGAAATGATAAACCAGGCATTGAATATCTCAGTAGCAGATACGAATGAATTCTTAACAATAGCTGGTTTTGAATTTCAATTTCGTTTAGTAGTAAAGGATAGCCAAAGTGATCCAGATGAAGGACTAAAACAAGCCAAACAACTTTATAAAGAAGGAATTTCTATCTTTATTGCAGGAGCTAGTCAGGAAATAGAAGCTTTAAAACCATGGGCAGATACAGAGGATGTTGTAGTTCTTAGCTACAGTAGTACAGCCCCATCACTAAGTGAAGCTAATGACGGGATCTTTCGCATTGTACCAAATGACCATCATCAAGCTAATGCACTTGCGACATTATTGACTGATGAAGAGATAGAATATGTGATACCAGTATACCGTAATGATATCTATGGAAATGAATTACTACAATTATTTGTGGAAAATTATAAAATGCTATCTCCTACAGGCAATATAGCCGAACCAATTCAATATCAACCAGATAAAACTGATTTTGAAGTAATAGCTAAGCAAATTGAGGATGCCACGACACTAAATGATACAAAGACGGGTGTTATGCTGATTGCATTTGATGAAGCAACTGAAATATTTAAAGCATCGAAACATCTAACCGCTGTTCAGTGGTATGGTACTGAAACTTTAACACGTAATGAACCGTTAATGGCAGATAAGGAAGCTTTTGATTTTGCAAAGGAAGTAGCATTTACAGGTTTATCTTTTAGTGCACCAGAAACGGATATTTATCAAGCCATTGCACAAAAGATTGCCGATCAGGCTGAAGTGGAAGTTATACCAACAGCTGTATTTGCATATGACATCATTGGATTGCTAATGTCTGTTTCTCAAAAAATGGATATACCAGGTGATCCGATTGAGCTAAAGGAAAACCTTATTTCTCTTTCAGAAAACTATGCAGGAGCTACGGGATGGATAGTGTTAGATGATGCTGGCGATAGAAAGTACTCTAATTATGATGTATGGCAAGTAGATAAAGCATCAGAAAATAAATGGATAAATCGAGGCACTTATCAAAGAGATCCTGGTTTACCAGGCTATATTAATTATAAATAA